The following proteins are encoded in a genomic region of Cellulomonas sp. ES6:
- the rpsF gene encoding 30S ribosomal protein S6, with amino-acid sequence MSLRQYEIMIILDPDIEERTVAPSLDKYLSVVKTDGGSVDKVDIWGRRRLAYDIKKKSEGIYAVVDFSSTPDTAKELDRQLGLNEAVLRTKVLRQDA; translated from the coding sequence ATGAGCCTGCGTCAGTACGAGATCATGATCATCCTCGACCCCGACATCGAGGAGCGCACGGTCGCTCCGTCCCTCGACAAGTACCTGTCGGTCGTCAAGACCGACGGTGGCTCCGTCGACAAGGTGGACATCTGGGGCCGTCGCCGCCTGGCGTACGACATCAAGAAGAAGTCCGAGGGCATCTACGCCGTCGTCGACTTCTCCTCGACGCCGGACACCGCCAAGGAGCTGGACCGCCAGCTCGGCCTCAACGAGGCCGTCCTCCGCACGAAGGTGCTCCGCCAGGACGCCTGA
- a CDS encoding single-stranded DNA-binding protein, which yields MAGDTTITVIGNLTADPELRFTPSGAAVANFTVASTPRTFDRQSNEWKDGDTLFLRCSIWREAAENVAESLTKGTRVIVSGRLVQRSYETREGEKRTVYELQVDEVGPSLRYASAKVTRTQRSGGGGGFSGGGGGGGGFNQGGGFNGGGQAAQDDPWATPAGGGAGGYSDEPPF from the coding sequence ATGGCTGGTGACACCACCATCACGGTGATCGGGAACCTGACCGCCGACCCCGAGCTGCGGTTCACCCCGTCCGGGGCCGCGGTCGCGAACTTCACCGTGGCGTCCACGCCGCGCACGTTCGACCGCCAGAGCAACGAGTGGAAGGACGGCGACACGCTGTTCCTCCGCTGCTCGATCTGGCGGGAGGCGGCGGAGAACGTCGCCGAGTCGCTCACCAAGGGCACCCGCGTCATCGTCAGCGGCCGGCTGGTCCAGCGGTCGTACGAGACCCGCGAGGGCGAGAAGCGCACGGTCTACGAGCTGCAGGTCGACGAGGTCGGCCCGTCGCTCCGCTACGCCTCGGCCAAGGTCACCCGGACCCAGCGGTCCGGCGGTGGCGGCGGCTTCAGCGGCGGCGGTGGCGGCGGTGGCGGCTTCAACCAGGGCGGCGGCTTCAACGGCGGCGGCCAGGCCGCGCAGGACGACCCGTGGGCCACGCCCGCGGGCGGCGGCGCGGGCGGCTACTCCGACGAGCCCCCGTTCTGA